A window of Haliscomenobacter hydrossis DSM 1100 contains these coding sequences:
- a CDS encoding sensor histidine kinase: MFLFGTNHFLFGQADLFFNELTSRNGLEDTKVVFVYKDTRGFTWIGALGGLYRFDGLEVIYYGEAKGVDEPYLQGSMLEDKYGNLWFCAYNKLFCYERMRDTCLSFGGFQERKSKETLDDYGLIALDEQNQLWLTAGQKLFQVDLDKTLRNKKLSFQAYQTGEQKIEGKRFLPLLNADQQFTGFVEFFFIGSGMRIWHKHSDQSFQSKRYFTSDNGKLPEIKVKQVLPIQNKSAEYLLCTSLGLALFDATNENLGQFFALPNRINITFAVYFQPGLVLCSTSDGLYFFNLRKKTFSRAKDWSANLNTSIISRNNFRELHLDRDGILWGLAFDEGLCYADPKLVKASFTDLPFKVECLQETSNGGLLIGSVNGFYLLKKTGERSHFLPNERINAFYKDRNQKWIWVITEKHLYTFEPGTAKLNKIFEDPGFPWSLYQSSDDTYWMGNIQGVKKLNVDQRHKMRISSQTAQLLGDRNIWEDTHYKRLYLQENLSNLHVYHYQQGDWLSDTSFSIKGQLGGYLIPRGSDKIWVATIKGIKLIHRTKLSIEDLPIPSYWPSSNITGMLQDQEGIIWVSTNTNLLCFSPRGKPLQVHNTQEGLFAAPFQYETLQRLSDNSLVIAGRYGFSRFYPQQMVQDQALPKVQLTRLLIQGRPFDEVFPADSAISEKKYICLKYKQNTISLRLIGIELGQPSNVKVQYYLQGLEKQAEASIRNQVAEPRYGRLAPGKYTLMARAANANGVWSDWRAKMRIEIIPPIYMRWWFMLLALLLFSLGIVGLVQLYYRAQLRDARVRNEEQERILRDIHDLTSGKVVFFQDFREFAKDKIPQVEFKDKALNIAEQALQLFNRISSAVRNSKEIDSTLLEFLHQLITESRKMVADQLVFEAQLDASIPYRWVAGESKKHLNLVVQEALGNILKHANATQVQLSAKVVDGKLSIVLKDNGSGIPTAVVAQIKPTATVKESGNGLGNMLWRMKSIGGHIEWINQHGTSVIISIPLQKVQPKRRSLGNFNKLTLL; the protein is encoded by the coding sequence GTGTTCCTTTTCGGAACCAATCATTTCCTATTTGGTCAAGCTGATTTGTTTTTCAATGAATTAACCAGCAGAAATGGTTTAGAAGATACCAAAGTAGTTTTTGTTTACAAAGATACGCGAGGCTTTACCTGGATTGGAGCCTTAGGAGGACTGTATCGCTTTGATGGACTCGAAGTAATCTATTATGGTGAAGCCAAAGGAGTGGATGAACCCTACCTTCAGGGTTCGATGCTGGAAGACAAATACGGTAATCTTTGGTTTTGTGCCTACAACAAACTGTTCTGCTACGAACGAATGCGAGACACCTGCCTATCTTTCGGTGGGTTTCAAGAACGAAAGAGCAAGGAAACACTAGACGATTACGGACTCATCGCACTGGATGAACAAAACCAGTTGTGGCTAACTGCAGGTCAAAAGTTATTTCAGGTAGATCTGGACAAAACCTTGCGCAATAAAAAACTCTCTTTTCAAGCCTACCAAACTGGAGAACAAAAAATAGAAGGCAAACGCTTTCTCCCACTTTTAAACGCTGACCAACAATTCACCGGATTTGTTGAGTTTTTTTTCATCGGTTCTGGAATGAGAATTTGGCATAAGCACAGCGATCAAAGCTTCCAAAGTAAACGTTATTTTACATCCGATAACGGTAAACTGCCAGAGATTAAAGTCAAACAAGTCTTGCCTATCCAAAACAAGTCTGCTGAATATTTACTTTGCACTTCCCTCGGGCTAGCCCTGTTTGATGCAACAAATGAAAATCTTGGTCAATTTTTTGCCTTACCAAACCGGATCAACATCACTTTCGCTGTTTATTTTCAACCAGGTTTGGTACTGTGCAGTACTTCCGATGGCCTTTATTTTTTCAATCTTCGTAAAAAAACGTTTTCCAGAGCTAAAGACTGGTCTGCAAACCTGAATACCAGTATCATTTCAAGAAACAATTTTCGTGAGTTGCACCTGGATCGGGATGGTATTCTCTGGGGGCTTGCATTCGACGAAGGACTTTGTTATGCCGATCCAAAATTGGTAAAAGCCAGTTTCACGGATTTACCATTTAAAGTGGAATGTTTGCAAGAAACCTCCAATGGAGGACTATTGATTGGGTCGGTAAATGGTTTTTATCTGCTAAAAAAAACCGGGGAACGCAGCCATTTTCTCCCCAATGAACGCATCAATGCATTTTATAAGGATCGAAATCAAAAATGGATTTGGGTAATTACCGAAAAACACCTGTATACTTTTGAACCCGGCACTGCAAAATTAAACAAGATTTTCGAAGACCCTGGCTTCCCTTGGTCGCTTTATCAAAGCTCTGATGACACTTATTGGATGGGCAACATTCAAGGGGTAAAAAAACTGAATGTTGACCAAAGACATAAAATGCGTATCAGTTCCCAAACGGCCCAGCTCCTTGGTGACCGAAACATTTGGGAGGATACCCACTACAAACGACTGTATCTCCAGGAAAATTTAAGTAATCTTCACGTTTACCATTATCAACAGGGTGATTGGCTCAGTGATACTTCTTTTTCCATCAAGGGGCAATTGGGAGGATACCTCATCCCTCGTGGCAGCGATAAAATTTGGGTAGCAACCATCAAGGGCATCAAGCTCATTCACCGCACAAAATTAAGCATCGAAGACTTACCCATTCCCTCCTATTGGCCATCAAGCAACATTACCGGGATGCTTCAAGATCAAGAGGGGATCATTTGGGTAAGTACCAATACCAATCTCTTGTGTTTTTCCCCTCGTGGCAAGCCTCTACAAGTTCACAACACTCAAGAAGGATTGTTTGCGGCACCTTTCCAATATGAAACCTTGCAACGTTTGAGTGACAACAGTCTGGTTATTGCTGGACGTTATGGTTTTAGTCGTTTTTACCCACAGCAAATGGTTCAAGATCAAGCCTTACCCAAAGTACAACTTACTCGTTTATTGATTCAAGGACGTCCATTTGATGAGGTATTCCCAGCAGATAGTGCCATAAGCGAAAAAAAATATATTTGCTTGAAATACAAGCAAAACACAATTTCGTTGCGCTTGATTGGCATTGAATTGGGTCAACCCAGCAATGTAAAAGTACAGTACTATTTGCAAGGTTTGGAAAAACAAGCCGAAGCCAGCATTCGCAATCAGGTAGCAGAACCCCGTTATGGAAGACTTGCTCCAGGAAAGTATACACTCATGGCTCGCGCTGCCAACGCCAATGGGGTTTGGAGTGACTGGAGGGCCAAAATGCGCATTGAAATTATACCTCCCATCTACATGCGTTGGTGGTTTATGCTGTTGGCACTCCTCCTTTTCAGTTTGGGAATCGTTGGCCTGGTTCAGTTGTACTACCGTGCCCAACTCCGCGATGCCCGCGTTCGCAACGAAGAACAAGAGCGCATTCTACGCGACATCCACGACCTTACCAGCGGAAAAGTGGTGTTTTTTCAAGATTTCCGGGAGTTTGCAAAAGACAAAATACCCCAAGTTGAGTTTAAGGATAAAGCATTAAACATTGCCGAACAAGCCCTGCAACTTTTTAACCGTATTTCTTCTGCTGTGCGCAACAGCAAAGAAATCGATAGCACTTTGCTGGAGTTTTTGCATCAACTTATTACAGAAAGCCGCAAAATGGTGGCTGATCAATTGGTTTTTGAAGCCCAGTTGGATGCTTCCATTCCGTACCGCTGGGTTGCTGGTGAAAGCAAGAAGCATTTGAATCTTGTCGTACAAGAGGCATTGGGCAATATCTTGAAACACGCCAATGCCACTCAAGTTCAGTTGTCTGCTAAGGTGGTGGATGGCAAACTCAGTATTGTCCTCAAAGACAATGGCAGTGGAATACCTACTGCTGTCGTTGCTCAAATCAAACCCACAGCAACCGTAAAGGAATCAGGGAATGGTTTAGGCAACATGTTATGGCGAATGAAAAGTATAGGTGGGCACATTGAGTGGATCAATCAACATGGAACCAGTGTAATTATTTCCATTCCGCTACAAAAAGTACAGCCAAAACGCCGATCTTTAGGCAACTTTAACAAACTTACGCTGTTGTAA
- a CDS encoding APC family permease: protein MQLAKAITLPTAIALIISSMIGSGVYKKVAPMSDTLQSPMLVMICWLLGGLISLAGAISNAEVASLLAGTGGEYRYYRTIYGKFFAFLFGWANFAVIKTAAIASIAYVFTQSFHSLFPLPELLPQWADVNIYGWFYPFQNLSVKLFTVLVIVLLTFVNIRGVKLGGEISKLLIILVLVGISTIVIFGLSSGQADWSRLSQPATGYVSLGWGGLVSAMFTAMLAAFWAYEGWNTIGYIGGEIQNPNRNLPIVLFWGVLTVIVVYFLANLTYLVLLPVDQLIEIKRSTNSIAAVEAIKSFWGAGGGYFISILILVTTLASTHTTILLAARTYFAMAGEGVFFKQAAVIHPKYQTPSKALIYQCIWTCMLVFSGSFDQLTDMLIFASFIFYGATTFGVFILRRTMPDAHRPYRVWGYPVVPIVFIVFCIILVGNTLINQPREALMGLGLIATGLPFYYTWRSRDVND, encoded by the coding sequence ATGCAACTGGCTAAAGCAATAACTTTACCCACCGCAATTGCATTGATTATCAGTTCAATGATCGGGTCAGGCGTCTACAAAAAAGTAGCACCGATGTCCGATACACTTCAGTCGCCAATGTTGGTTATGATTTGTTGGTTGCTGGGTGGACTAATCAGCCTAGCTGGCGCCATCAGCAATGCCGAGGTAGCGAGTTTATTGGCGGGAACAGGAGGAGAATACCGTTATTACCGCACAATATACGGGAAGTTTTTTGCATTTTTGTTTGGCTGGGCGAATTTTGCGGTAATAAAAACGGCGGCTATTGCATCAATCGCTTATGTGTTTACCCAGTCATTTCATTCGCTTTTTCCTTTACCGGAATTATTGCCGCAATGGGCCGATGTCAACATATATGGGTGGTTTTATCCCTTCCAAAACTTGAGTGTTAAGTTATTTACCGTGCTGGTCATCGTCCTACTTACTTTTGTCAACATTCGGGGGGTAAAATTGGGTGGAGAAATCAGCAAGTTGCTGATCATTTTGGTTTTGGTGGGTATTTCAACCATTGTCATCTTCGGATTGAGCAGCGGACAAGCGGATTGGAGTCGATTGAGCCAACCCGCTACGGGGTATGTGAGTCTGGGCTGGGGCGGATTGGTATCGGCCATGTTTACGGCCATGCTTGCTGCCTTTTGGGCTTATGAAGGCTGGAACACCATTGGATACATCGGTGGGGAAATTCAAAATCCCAATCGCAACTTGCCCATTGTCCTGTTTTGGGGCGTACTTACGGTGATCGTGGTATATTTTTTGGCCAACCTGACTTACCTGGTCTTGTTGCCAGTCGATCAGCTGATTGAGATCAAACGTTCTACCAATAGTATTGCAGCAGTAGAAGCCATCAAATCCTTTTGGGGGGCTGGAGGAGGTTATTTTATCTCCATTCTGATTTTGGTGACTACGCTTGCTTCTACCCATACCACCATCCTACTCGCTGCCCGTACGTATTTTGCCATGGCTGGAGAGGGGGTGTTTTTTAAACAAGCTGCGGTCATTCATCCGAAGTATCAAACACCTAGCAAAGCGCTGATTTATCAATGCATTTGGACTTGTATGTTGGTCTTTTCAGGGAGTTTCGACCAACTGACCGATATGCTTATTTTTGCCTCTTTTATCTTTTATGGCGCTACTACATTCGGAGTGTTTATCCTGCGGCGCACAATGCCCGATGCCCATCGTCCCTATCGGGTATGGGGCTATCCAGTGGTGCCAATTGTATTTATTGTATTTTGCATCATCCTGGTTGGCAACACTTTGATCAATCAACCACGCGAAGCGCTGATGGGCTTGGGATTAATTGCCACGGGATTGCCATTTTATTACACCTGGCGTAGTCGAGATGTCAATGATTAA